From the genome of Impatiens glandulifera chromosome 9, dImpGla2.1, whole genome shotgun sequence, one region includes:
- the LOC124916511 gene encoding zinc finger protein CONSTANS-like, whose amino-acid sequence MRARRIMYGHNIDEFPASATFPGYNFPVHDMSTVMPTTMEMSTTSLPLNIPTSIGEFDSSLSSASSWQLMQNNGGMNNTGCSSSSYGSPTSCCDLQQTTFMQRSVSSLSLHKTHGRAPPPPPHFIWSNLNAAVDFLDSSSSDGTIPVRRACSTGDLQGINMLQHYRRSESPSMSNEESCSSIIEGMSKACRYSPEEKRERIDKYRSKRNQRNFNKTIKYACRKTLADSRPRIRGRFARNDEQIEKVAANPEEWNHPQQAGNNEDQEAEDYEEENWTNFLEAFSANLIP is encoded by the exons ATGCGAGCTAGAAGAATCATGTACGGGCACAACATCGACGAGTTTCCAGCGTCGGCGACTTTTCCCGGCTATAATTTCCCTGTACATGATATGTCGACGGTTATGCCCACTACTATGGAAATGTCTACGACATCTCTTCCTCTCAACATCCCAACTAGCATTGGAGAATTCGACTCATCCTTGTCCTCGGCCTCCAGCTGGCAGCTAATGCAAAACAATGGAGGGATGAATAATACAGGATGTAGCAGCAGCAGTTACGGGTCTCCTACTAGCTGCTGCGACCTGCAGCAGACTACTTTCATGCAGAGAAGCGTAAGCAGCCTTTCCCTCCATAAGACCCACGGCCGAGCGCCTCCTCCTCCTCCCCATTTCATCTGGTCCAACCTCAACGCCGCCGTCGACTTTCTAGACTCCTCCTCATCCGATGGGACAATCCCGGTCAGAAGAGCCTGCAGCACCGGCGACTTACAG GGGATAAACATGCTGCAACACTATAGGAGGTCCGAGAGCCCCTCTATGTCAAACGAGGAGAGTTGCAGCAGCATCATAGAGGGAATGAGCAAGGCTTGCCGCTATAGCCCCGAGGAGAAAAGGGAGAGGATTGACAAGTATAGAAGCAAGAGAAACCAAAGGAACTTCAACAAGACCATTAAG TATGCATGTAGGAAGACGCTAGCTGATAGCAGGCCCCGCATTAGGGGGCGATTCGCAAGGAATGACGAGCAGATAGAGAAGGTGGCGGCTAACCCCGAGGAGTGGAACCATCCTCAGCAAGCAGGGAATAATGAAGATCAGGAAGCAGAAGATTACGAAGAGGAAAACTGGACTAACTTTCTAGAAGCGTTTTCCGCCAACTTAATCCCATAA